AACAAGACCAGCGACACCAAGATTATCTGCCACCATGCTGGCGATCCGTCCGCCCATGGATTTTCCGCCGATGATCAACTTCTCTGCCCCGCCAACTGCGCGAACAACTTCACCGTAATGGTCGATCAAAACCGGTGCCCGATCCGGCCCACGCTTTTTGCCATCGATCCGGCGTTTGGCCATATAGGGGAATTCAAACCGTGCGACGCGTAAACCCGCCTTGGCCAGTTCGCCCGCCATTTCGTTCATGAACGGGCTGTCCATGGCTGCCCCTGCCCCATGGGCAAGAACAATCGTTCGGGCAGCATCTTCATCGCCATCAAACTGAAAATGGATTGGATCGGTGCTCAAAACAGGTTCCCCACAGACTGCCGCATATTGCTTAACGTCATACAGAACCCGCCGATATTCTCCAAGTCCGACATGGCCTTCATCTGGCGGGATCACGCAAATACTCGCATCCATCGCACAAGCTGGCTATAATTGCGATCCCCACCTTGACGCCCCCCACAGGCGCCAGCACGCCATCACATCGCGCCACCCGCGATCAGATGCCTTCCATAAATGACAAAGGCCGCATCGTGTCATCCGAACCAACGTCACCGATCATAAATCCCCCCAAAGAACGGCTTGGCCGTCTGCCGAAACCGGTTCAGTGGTTATTGCTGATTTCCACCTCCGTCGTGTTTT
The DNA window shown above is from Thalassospira sp. ER-Se-21-Dark and carries:
- a CDS encoding alpha/beta family hydrolase, which translates into the protein MSTDPIHFQFDGDEDAARTIVLAHGAGAAMDSPFMNEMAGELAKAGLRVARFEFPYMAKRRIDGKKRGPDRAPVLIDHYGEVVRAVGGAEKLIIGGKSMGGRIASMVADNLGVAGLVCLGYPFHPPGKPENLRTEHLKTLKTPSLICHGTRDPFGSPDEIAGYGLSDRIALHWVEDGEHDFKPRKSSGRTQSQNIADAATAISRFAKMLG